A genome region from Hymenobacter tibetensis includes the following:
- a CDS encoding glycosyl hydrolase, producing MKQLLFTLVLLTTAPLLRAQTSVPVGAGSYASFPPGAVAPGPLRDFVYNKPLYVVRSKKNGPIPTNDWWTDLLVRGKDAGLLWVYPLVADPDPNGLNLNFPNSINVNVPSTAASSGGSYDMAYGGNMRVTATGYTPSTALAESWSDWGLVMSLPDTTTGKNMIVSMAHGVPFVWVETQGISPKFNFERDATYLAANGTPLTLPTRNSFVVNTDGRYFGVHVAPGSTVELRGQQSVTLDLGSRRAVSTVRLVWEAAFASAYDVLVSDDKVTWQRVYSTTTSPGGTENITALTPGAAGRYVRLLFNKRATNFGYSLFEMQVFDGSTLVSQSRPVEVTSTQPTGNFSSPLVNDGNLGTRWASDATQQPQLMLTPGTPNSYFVVSALNATTNQAAGQRLAAYETYAYNKVTDTQVDYGYDPVAGKVNLTWRLTTQDLRTSQPGGPTLQGFLPHLYQNAAHSLAFTGYDYLSPRGTLKTVAGTSFPFAYDFQGVIPSYTAPVSRAADANPYNVAVQNRLVTAYAQNPSNREDTYFGGKDVVLQAKYALLAKELNHPAAAALKTMARATLVNWLTYQAGERSRYFARYDRWKALIGFNPSFGSEEFVDNHFHYGYFTLACAIYNMVDPTFLQENQYGGMARLVAKQYANWDKTNQSQPWLRTFDPWTGHSYAGGTSSGNGNNQESSSEAMQSWIGLFLLGDALNDPAMRAAGAFGYTSEAAATLEYWFDWKQRNFPAAFAARRQMGAILSNQGLAHATYFGAQEKYVHGIQYLPVNPGLSYLARDTAWARREYNNLLAESRAAQGYATELDFEGDDWSHVALGFKYLSDPKYVTKLLAENLRLPTTDPRYIMDEKEVSGITYFYAHAQQNLGYFSSKFHTNFPTSSVFERNGIFSYAVAYNPSASAQTCTVYNAQGGVVTSAVIPPRTLLTFPAVGTPPTTPTGPCTNLVATSTVASTASQPARNATDGNSATRWESAFSDQQDLTVDYGRTVPLTTVTIVWERASAKDYRLLGSVDGTNWQELAVRTNLPVSTDAAVDFRRTDVLSVTGSYRYLRMAATARTTVWGYSIFELTTCSGTAARTALATAGGQERPHSATSLTVWPNPAHSGVRVAGATPGQVVQVLDVQGRVVRQQTVLNDAPLELALPAELARGLYLVRCGSKSSRLTLE from the coding sequence ATGAAACAACTTCTCTTCACGCTAGTGCTCCTGACAACAGCCCCTCTGCTGCGGGCGCAAACATCGGTGCCGGTGGGCGCGGGCAGCTACGCCTCGTTCCCGCCCGGGGCGGTTGCCCCGGGCCCGCTCCGGGACTTTGTGTACAACAAGCCCCTGTACGTGGTCCGCAGCAAGAAGAATGGACCCATTCCCACCAACGATTGGTGGACCGATTTGCTGGTGCGCGGCAAAGATGCCGGGCTGCTATGGGTGTACCCGTTGGTGGCCGACCCCGACCCCAACGGGCTCAACCTGAATTTTCCGAACAGCATCAACGTCAACGTGCCGAGCACGGCGGCCAGCAGTGGGGGAAGTTACGACATGGCCTACGGCGGCAACATGCGGGTGACGGCAACGGGTTATACCCCCAGCACGGCCCTGGCCGAAAGCTGGTCGGATTGGGGCCTGGTCATGAGTTTGCCCGATACCACGACGGGCAAGAACATGATTGTGAGCATGGCCCACGGTGTGCCGTTTGTGTGGGTGGAAACCCAGGGCATCAGCCCCAAATTTAATTTCGAGCGGGACGCCACCTACCTGGCCGCCAATGGCACCCCCCTGACCCTGCCGACCCGCAACTCGTTCGTGGTGAACACAGACGGGCGCTACTTTGGCGTTCACGTGGCCCCAGGGAGCACTGTGGAGTTGCGCGGGCAGCAATCCGTGACCCTTGACCTGGGCAGCCGCCGCGCCGTATCGACGGTGCGGCTGGTGTGGGAAGCGGCCTTCGCCTCGGCCTACGATGTGCTGGTATCCGACGACAAAGTTACTTGGCAACGCGTGTACAGCACCACCACTAGCCCCGGCGGCACGGAAAACATCACCGCTCTTACTCCCGGAGCAGCAGGGCGCTACGTACGATTGCTGTTCAACAAGCGCGCCACCAACTTCGGCTATTCGCTGTTTGAGATGCAGGTGTTCGACGGCAGCACGCTGGTGTCGCAGAGCCGGCCGGTGGAAGTAACCTCCACCCAGCCGACGGGCAACTTCAGCAGCCCGCTGGTCAACGACGGCAACCTGGGCACCCGGTGGGCCTCCGACGCCACCCAACAGCCGCAATTGATGCTGACGCCCGGTACTCCCAACAGCTATTTTGTGGTGTCGGCTCTGAACGCAACCACCAACCAGGCTGCCGGCCAGCGCCTGGCAGCTTACGAAACCTACGCCTATAACAAGGTAACGGACACGCAGGTAGACTACGGCTACGACCCCGTAGCTGGTAAAGTGAACCTGACGTGGCGCCTGACCACGCAGGACTTGCGCACCAGCCAGCCCGGTGGACCTACGCTTCAGGGGTTTCTGCCGCACCTCTACCAGAATGCTGCGCACAGCCTGGCCTTCACTGGCTACGACTACCTGAGCCCGCGCGGCACGCTGAAAACAGTGGCCGGCACGAGCTTTCCTTTTGCTTACGATTTCCAAGGAGTTATTCCTTCCTACACCGCGCCGGTCAGTCGCGCGGCCGATGCGAATCCCTACAACGTCGCGGTCCAGAACCGCCTGGTGACGGCCTACGCCCAGAACCCTTCCAACCGAGAGGATACGTACTTTGGCGGCAAAGACGTGGTGCTGCAAGCCAAGTACGCCTTGCTGGCTAAAGAACTAAACCACCCGGCTGCCGCGGCGCTTAAAACCATGGCCCGGGCCACGCTGGTGAACTGGCTGACGTATCAGGCTGGGGAGAGGAGCCGCTACTTTGCCCGCTACGACCGGTGGAAAGCGTTGATTGGCTTCAATCCTTCTTTCGGCTCCGAGGAATTCGTGGACAACCACTTCCACTACGGCTATTTCACGCTGGCGTGCGCTATCTACAACATGGTGGACCCCACCTTCCTGCAGGAAAACCAGTACGGCGGCATGGCCCGCCTTGTTGCCAAGCAGTACGCCAACTGGGACAAAACCAACCAAAGCCAACCCTGGCTGCGCACCTTCGACCCGTGGACGGGCCACAGCTACGCGGGCGGCACCAGCTCGGGCAACGGCAACAACCAGGAGTCGTCGTCGGAAGCCATGCAGTCGTGGATTGGCCTGTTTCTGCTCGGCGATGCGCTGAACGACCCGGCCATGCGCGCGGCCGGGGCTTTCGGCTACACCAGCGAAGCCGCCGCTACGCTAGAGTACTGGTTTGACTGGAAGCAGCGCAACTTCCCGGCCGCCTTCGCCGCCCGCCGCCAGATGGGGGCTATTCTCTCCAACCAAGGGCTGGCCCACGCCACCTATTTCGGCGCGCAGGAAAAGTACGTGCACGGCATCCAGTACCTGCCCGTGAACCCCGGCTTGAGCTACCTGGCCCGCGACACGGCCTGGGCCCGGCGCGAGTACAACAACCTGCTGGCCGAGTCACGAGCCGCGCAGGGCTACGCCACCGAGCTGGACTTTGAGGGAGATGACTGGAGCCATGTGGCGCTAGGCTTCAAATACCTATCGGACCCGAAGTACGTGACCAAGCTGCTGGCCGAAAACTTACGGCTGCCGACCACCGACCCGCGCTACATCATGGACGAGAAAGAGGTATCCGGGATAACTTACTTCTACGCCCACGCGCAGCAAAACCTAGGCTACTTCTCCTCGAAGTTTCACACCAATTTCCCCACCAGCAGCGTGTTTGAGCGCAACGGCATTTTCTCGTACGCCGTGGCCTACAATCCATCGGCCAGCGCCCAAACCTGCACCGTCTACAACGCGCAGGGGGGAGTTGTCACCTCGGCCGTAATCCCGCCGCGGACCCTGCTCACCTTCCCAGCGGTAGGTACCCCGCCCACCACGCCGACCGGGCCTTGCACCAACCTGGTAGCCACCAGCACCGTGGCTTCTACGGCCTCACAGCCCGCCCGCAACGCTACCGACGGAAATTCAGCTACGCGCTGGGAAAGCGCTTTTTCCGACCAACAAGACCTCACCGTGGACTATGGCCGGACCGTTCCTTTAACCACGGTAACCATTGTGTGGGAGCGCGCCAGTGCCAAAGATTACCGGCTTCTAGGCTCCGTCGATGGCACTAATTGGCAGGAGCTGGCCGTGCGCACCAACCTGCCAGTCAGCACCGACGCGGCGGTGGACTTCCGCCGCACCGACGTGCTGTCCGTAACGGGCTCGTATCGCTACCTGCGCATGGCCGCTACGGCGCGCACTACGGTCTGGGGGTATTCCATTTTCGAGTTGACCACTTGCAGCGGTACAGCGGCCCGCACGGCGCTGGCCACCGCCGGAGGACAGGAACGCCCGCATAGTGCCACGTCGCTCACGGTGTGGCCCAACCCTGCCCATTCCGGGGTGCGAGTCGCGGGTGCAACGCCGGGGCAGGTAGTGCAGGTGCTGGATGTCCAGGGCCGGGTCGTGAGGCAGCAAACCGTGTTGAACGACGCTCCCTTGGAACTCGCCTTGCCAGCCGAGCTGGCTCGGGGACTGTACTTGGTACGGTGCGGCAGCAAATCGAGCCGCTTGACGCTGGAATAA
- a CDS encoding putative quinol monooxygenase, with protein MTTLDKSAERHLLVTIRSQPAHRQRVQGLLLELIEPVRREPGCLYYHLLVQAEDPTAFVLLAGWANEEAVAAHPTHPAVPGILALVRPLLASPWEVLPTQRVSENPT; from the coding sequence ATGACTACCCTCGACAAATCGGCCGAACGTCACCTGCTCGTGACGATTCGAAGCCAGCCGGCGCACCGTCAGCGGGTGCAGGGACTCCTGCTCGAACTCATCGAGCCCGTCCGCCGCGAACCCGGCTGCTTGTATTACCACCTGTTGGTGCAGGCCGAGGACCCTACTGCGTTCGTGCTGCTGGCCGGCTGGGCCAACGAGGAGGCCGTAGCCGCCCACCCCACGCATCCCGCCGTACCCGGTATCCTGGCATTGGTGCGGCCCCTGCTGGCGAGCCCGTGGGAAGTGCTCCCCACCCAGCGGGTGAGCGAAAATCCCACGTAG
- a CDS encoding two-component regulator propeller domain-containing protein, with translation MAWQFWALPGRGQSYSFSHLTVDNGLSNNSILSIMQDSRGFMWFGTYHGLNKYDGYRITPYLANAKDSSAISDNSITCLYEDRQHTLWVGTHLGGLNRYDRNQDAFIHYSSESRLPYRLSGNWVTSIFEDSKGRLWVGTDYGLNLLERGARTFRIFQHNPKDATTLNSSQVYAVTENEQGEILVLTSAEHLNRYQPATGTFAPANVGGEAGQLHSARLLAQDQQGHFWAGTFERGLLRFGRGPARRYQHQPTDSGSLSRNQIKALLPTGRGELWVGTDGGGLDRYDPQHDNFTHLRTDEENSSSLSSNAVHSLFEDRSGTLWVGTFNGGVNYYNPHHNWFAHYTHQPRIANSLSNRSVLALHQTPDGGVWVGTDGGGLDVFDPQRRAFHHFRHDPTNPHSLAADVVKTLYQDRQGTLWVGTYLGGLDRYDPATGRFAHYVNDPTNPHSITNNLVWDLYEDRHGQLWVSTLGAGLCLLDRKRRNFTRFQPLTGPGSLNDYNVVTMLEDRTGQLWIGTEDRGLNLYHPRTRTFSYVQHNAKKSNSLSSNRIQVLFEDSRGRFWVGTADAGLNLLDRRTGTFRHYTTQQGLPSNIINSIVEDQAGQLWIGTNQGLARFDAARGTFKIYNREDGLQSNEFAINAALRARNGELYVGGVNGFNVFAPQALTSNPIAPPVVLTGLLVFNKPVHARQSPRLLRRHITEADTLTLSYKEAAVTFQFAALNFIDPQKNRYAYRLDGFDAEWRYVGARHEATYTNLDPGTYTFRVRATNNDGVWNQRGVALTVVVTPPWWKTIWFRVVAAVLAWSGVMGMYLRRTNRLRRRLEQEKLVEINIKKAELLEARLKYEQELAEMNQTQLENEMLNKNSELASSVMNTVHQNEALLTIKDQLKEALNDQDAQEQRKKVSRVVRQIERAITPDQHWQHFEQLFNQLHENFLQRLKTTYPQLTSRDIKLCAYLRMNLSSKEIASLMGLSVRGAEDLRYRVRKKMGLDTATNLADFILLM, from the coding sequence GTGGCTTGGCAATTCTGGGCGCTACCCGGGCGGGGGCAGTCTTACTCTTTTTCCCACCTTACGGTGGACAATGGTCTCTCGAACAACAGCATCCTGAGCATCATGCAGGATAGCCGCGGCTTCATGTGGTTTGGCACCTATCATGGTCTCAACAAATACGATGGCTACCGCATCACGCCCTACCTAGCCAATGCCAAAGATTCATCGGCCATCAGCGACAATTCCATTACCTGCCTGTACGAAGACCGGCAGCACACCCTGTGGGTAGGGACCCACTTGGGGGGCCTCAACCGCTACGACCGTAACCAGGATGCGTTCATCCACTACAGCAGCGAAAGCCGGCTGCCTTACCGGCTAAGTGGCAACTGGGTGACGAGTATTTTCGAAGACAGCAAAGGCCGCTTGTGGGTCGGCACCGACTATGGCTTGAACCTGCTGGAACGCGGCGCCCGCACCTTCCGCATCTTTCAACACAATCCTAAGGATGCTACCACTCTAAACTCCAGCCAGGTATACGCCGTTACTGAAAACGAGCAGGGTGAAATTCTGGTGCTGACCAGTGCCGAACACTTGAACCGTTATCAGCCGGCCACCGGCACTTTCGCCCCAGCCAATGTAGGCGGCGAAGCGGGCCAGTTGCACTCGGCCCGGCTGCTAGCCCAAGACCAGCAGGGCCACTTTTGGGCCGGCACTTTCGAACGGGGCCTGCTGCGCTTTGGACGCGGACCAGCGCGCCGATACCAGCATCAGCCCACGGATTCGGGCAGCCTGAGCCGCAACCAGATAAAGGCCCTGCTGCCGACCGGCCGCGGCGAACTATGGGTGGGTACCGATGGCGGGGGGCTCGACCGGTATGACCCCCAGCACGACAACTTTACGCACCTGCGCACCGACGAAGAAAACTCCAGCAGCTTGAGCAGCAACGCCGTGCATTCGTTATTCGAAGACCGTAGCGGTACGCTGTGGGTGGGCACTTTCAATGGCGGCGTAAACTACTACAATCCCCATCACAATTGGTTTGCGCACTATACGCATCAGCCACGCATTGCCAACAGCCTCAGCAACCGCTCGGTGCTGGCCTTGCACCAGACGCCTGACGGGGGCGTGTGGGTAGGCACCGACGGGGGCGGCTTGGATGTGTTTGACCCGCAACGCCGGGCGTTCCACCACTTCCGCCACGACCCCACCAATCCCCATAGCCTGGCGGCCGACGTGGTAAAAACTTTGTACCAGGACCGGCAGGGCACGTTGTGGGTGGGCACCTACCTCGGGGGGCTCGACCGGTATGACCCGGCAACTGGTCGTTTTGCGCACTACGTTAATGACCCCACCAATCCCCACAGCATCACCAACAACTTGGTGTGGGACCTGTACGAGGACCGCCACGGACAACTGTGGGTGAGCACGCTGGGCGCCGGCCTGTGCCTACTGGACCGAAAGCGCCGCAACTTCACCCGCTTCCAGCCGCTCACCGGCCCCGGCAGTCTCAATGACTACAACGTGGTGACCATGCTGGAGGACCGCACCGGCCAGCTATGGATTGGCACCGAAGACCGGGGACTGAACCTGTATCACCCGCGTACCCGCACGTTCAGTTACGTGCAGCATAATGCTAAAAAAAGCAACTCACTGAGCAGCAACCGCATTCAAGTGCTGTTTGAGGATAGCCGCGGCCGTTTTTGGGTGGGTACGGCTGACGCTGGGCTAAACCTGTTGGACCGTCGCACCGGCACCTTTCGCCACTATACCACCCAACAAGGCCTGCCCAGTAACATCATCAACAGCATCGTGGAAGACCAAGCAGGTCAACTCTGGATTGGTACCAACCAAGGCTTGGCCCGCTTTGACGCTGCCCGCGGCACCTTCAAAATCTACAACCGGGAAGACGGCTTGCAAAGCAACGAATTCGCCATCAACGCAGCGCTGCGAGCTCGCAACGGCGAGCTGTACGTGGGGGGAGTAAACGGATTCAACGTTTTCGCGCCCCAAGCGCTGACCAGTAACCCCATTGCACCACCGGTGGTGCTCACCGGTCTGTTGGTGTTCAATAAGCCTGTGCACGCGCGGCAATCACCGAGGCTGTTGCGCCGCCACATCACCGAAGCCGATACGCTGACGCTCTCGTACAAAGAAGCTGCGGTCACGTTTCAGTTTGCGGCGCTTAACTTCATCGACCCACAGAAAAACCGCTACGCTTACCGCCTCGACGGCTTTGATGCCGAGTGGCGCTACGTGGGAGCCCGCCACGAAGCCACATATACCAACCTTGACCCCGGTACGTATACTTTTCGGGTGCGGGCAACCAATAACGACGGCGTCTGGAACCAACGCGGCGTGGCCCTGACCGTAGTGGTGACGCCCCCGTGGTGGAAAACTATTTGGTTTCGGGTAGTAGCTGCGGTACTGGCCTGGAGTGGCGTGATGGGCATGTACCTCAGGCGCACCAATCGCCTGCGCCGCCGGCTGGAGCAGGAAAAGCTGGTTGAAATCAACATCAAAAAGGCTGAGTTGCTCGAAGCAAGACTTAAATACGAGCAGGAATTAGCGGAGATGAACCAAACTCAGCTGGAAAATGAAATGCTCAATAAGAACTCGGAGCTTGCCTCCTCAGTAATGAACACCGTTCACCAGAACGAGGCCCTGCTTACCATCAAAGACCAACTCAAAGAGGCCCTCAACGACCAGGATGCTCAAGAACAGCGCAAAAAAGTGAGCCGGGTGGTGCGCCAGATAGAGCGCGCCATAACTCCCGACCAGCACTGGCAACACTTCGAACAGCTGTTCAACCAGCTTCACGAAAACTTTTTGCAGCGCCTAAAGACGACCTATCCCCAACTAACCAGCCGTGATATCAAACTGTGTGCCTACCTACGCATGAATCTTAGCAGCAAGGAAATAGCGTCGCTGATGGGGCTTTCAGTACGGGGCGCGGAAGACCTGCGCTACCGGGTACGAAAAAAAATGGGCCTGGACACGGCCACCAACTTGGCCGATTTTATTCTTCTGATGTAA
- a CDS encoding ATP-binding protein translates to MSTAREQQNIEWKESWREDYFKWICGFANAQGGRIYLGKNDAGQVVGLANSRKLLEDLPNQVRDLLGILVEVNRHEQDELEYVEIVVEPYPYPISYRGQYHYRSGNTKQEGPALSAFLLQKQGKRWDGVPVPGLTTTDLSASAFDLFRQRAAKSGRVDEQVLQDSNEALLENLNLVEGEYLKRAAVLLLHPTPEKYVTGAYVKIGFFATDDDLRYQDEVHGPLLLQVERTLKLLQTKYSKQQVRYEGASRVEEPAFPVLAVREALLNALAHKDYSGGTPVQISVYDHRLYVWNEGYLPDQWTVENLLRKHPSKPFNPEVANTLFRAGYIESWGRGTLKMVAECRAARLPDPSFRFEASGFVVEFSTYTSSYWHAKGVRMDLIPVLLYTGQHGTVTNSLVQQQLGVSKPTATRYLGELEKGGYLQKIGKTGVGTQYTLKGS, encoded by the coding sequence ATGAGTACCGCCCGCGAACAGCAAAACATTGAATGGAAAGAGTCCTGGCGGGAAGATTACTTCAAGTGGATTTGTGGTTTTGCCAATGCGCAGGGCGGCCGCATCTACCTGGGGAAAAATGACGCCGGGCAGGTCGTGGGCTTGGCTAACAGCCGAAAATTGCTGGAAGACTTACCCAACCAAGTGCGGGATTTGTTGGGCATCCTGGTGGAGGTCAACCGGCATGAGCAGGACGAGCTGGAGTACGTGGAAATTGTCGTCGAGCCGTACCCCTACCCGATTAGTTACCGCGGGCAATATCACTACCGCAGCGGCAACACGAAGCAGGAAGGCCCCGCGTTAAGCGCCTTTTTGCTCCAGAAGCAGGGCAAACGTTGGGACGGCGTCCCGGTGCCCGGCCTTACGACCACCGATCTATCGGCGAGTGCCTTCGACCTCTTCCGGCAGCGCGCCGCCAAAAGTGGGCGGGTGGACGAGCAGGTGTTGCAAGATAGCAACGAGGCTTTGTTGGAAAACCTGAACTTGGTAGAGGGCGAGTACCTGAAGCGGGCGGCGGTCCTGCTGCTCCACCCGACCCCCGAGAAGTATGTGACGGGCGCCTACGTCAAGATTGGCTTTTTTGCGACCGACGACGATCTGCGCTACCAAGATGAGGTGCACGGGCCCCTGCTGCTGCAAGTGGAACGCACGCTCAAGCTGCTGCAGACCAAGTACAGCAAACAGCAGGTCCGGTATGAAGGCGCCAGCCGCGTAGAGGAACCGGCCTTCCCGGTCCTGGCCGTGCGCGAAGCCCTGCTCAATGCTCTGGCGCATAAAGATTATAGTGGCGGCACCCCGGTACAGATCAGCGTGTATGACCACCGCCTGTACGTGTGGAACGAGGGTTACTTACCGGATCAGTGGACGGTGGAGAATCTGCTGCGCAAGCATCCGTCCAAGCCCTTCAATCCGGAGGTAGCCAACACGCTGTTCCGGGCCGGCTACATCGAATCCTGGGGGCGCGGCACCTTAAAAATGGTAGCCGAGTGTCGAGCCGCTCGGCTACCAGATCCTAGCTTCCGCTTCGAGGCTTCGGGTTTCGTAGTGGAATTCAGCACGTACACCTCTAGTTATTGGCATGCGAAAGGCGTACGAATGGACCTGATTCCCGTGCTGCTCTATACGGGGCAACACGGCACGGTCACGAACTCACTCGTGCAGCAGCAGTTGGGCGTCAGTAAACCGACGGCCACCCGCTATTTAGGGGAGCTAGAAAAAGGGGGCTACTTACAAAAAATCGGTAAAACGGGGGTTGGCACGCAGTACACGTTAAAGGGCTCGTAA
- a CDS encoding NADP-dependent oxidoreductase has product MATTGIKLEQQTIADQPHEVARATATAGTMQAVRQYEFGGPEVLRYEVAPRPKLKPGEVLVRVHAIGLNPPDWYLRDGYKKLPPTWQPSVSFPLILGTDVSGVVAAIAPDVTGFAVGEEVFGMIRFPSVGESQGYAEYVAAPATDLAHKPAGLDHVQAAGAPMSGLTAWQYLIELGHTAPNPFQAEPHRPVPLQGQRVLVNGAAGGVGHLAVQLAKWQGAHVIAVASSKHEALLRELGADEFLDYTQAPAEEIVQDVDLVLDTLSGPTTDRFLRTLRRGGALFPVFLGFTATEQAAQQGIAVSMTQVRSHGAQLAELGRLLAAGTVRVVIDSTFPLAEARQAHERAARGHLQGKIVLTVA; this is encoded by the coding sequence ATGGCCACAACAGGAATCAAGTTAGAACAGCAGACGATTGCCGACCAACCACACGAAGTAGCACGAGCCACCGCCACCGCCGGGACGATGCAGGCAGTACGCCAGTACGAATTTGGGGGCCCCGAGGTGCTGCGCTACGAGGTAGCGCCCCGGCCCAAGCTGAAGCCAGGGGAAGTGCTCGTGCGCGTACACGCCATTGGCCTCAATCCACCCGACTGGTACCTGCGCGACGGGTACAAGAAGTTGCCGCCGACGTGGCAACCTTCCGTTTCCTTCCCCCTCATCTTGGGCACGGATGTGTCGGGCGTCGTCGCCGCCATAGCCCCAGATGTAACGGGTTTCGCCGTCGGCGAGGAAGTGTTTGGGATGATTCGCTTTCCGAGCGTAGGGGAAAGCCAAGGCTATGCGGAGTATGTGGCCGCACCGGCTACGGACCTAGCCCATAAGCCGGCCGGCCTTGACCACGTGCAAGCGGCAGGCGCCCCGATGTCCGGGCTAACGGCGTGGCAGTACCTGATTGAGTTGGGACACACCGCGCCAAATCCATTCCAAGCGGAGCCGCATCGCCCGGTACCGCTGCAGGGTCAGCGGGTGCTGGTGAACGGGGCCGCGGGCGGCGTGGGCCACCTGGCGGTGCAGCTGGCCAAATGGCAGGGCGCACATGTTATCGCCGTGGCGTCGAGCAAACACGAAGCGCTGTTGCGCGAGTTGGGAGCCGACGAGTTCCTCGACTATACCCAGGCTCCGGCCGAGGAAATCGTGCAGGACGTGGACCTGGTGCTCGATACGCTGAGTGGCCCGACCACGGACCGTTTCCTGCGCACGCTCCGCCGGGGTGGGGCACTATTCCCCGTGTTCTTGGGCTTCACCGCTACCGAGCAGGCCGCCCAGCAAGGCATTGCGGTTTCGATGACCCAGGTGCGCTCCCATGGCGCGCAGCTCGCGGAATTGGGACGCTTGCTGGCGGCCGGCACGGTGCGCGTGGTCATCGACAGCACGTTTCCGCTGGCCGAGGCGCGTCAGGCGCACGAACGCGCCGCCCGCGGACACCTGCAGGGCAAAATTGTGCTCACCGTCGCGTAA
- a CDS encoding winged helix-turn-helix transcriptional regulator: protein MKRCPPLGDPAALRALQDALYVVGGKWKLPIVQSICNGNHRFRDIERSIPGITTRMLSKELKELEMNGIISRTVHADIPVTVLYEPTDYSKVYGPIIMAMIEFGLVHQQKMKAR, encoded by the coding sequence ATGAAACGTTGCCCACCGCTTGGCGACCCTGCCGCGCTCCGTGCCCTCCAGGACGCGCTCTACGTAGTCGGGGGCAAATGGAAGCTACCCATCGTCCAGTCTATTTGCAACGGCAACCACCGGTTCCGGGACATCGAGCGCAGTATCCCGGGCATTACCACGCGCATGCTGTCTAAAGAGTTGAAGGAACTGGAAATGAACGGCATCATTTCCCGCACGGTCCATGCCGATATCCCGGTTACCGTCTTGTATGAGCCGACGGACTACAGCAAAGTGTACGGCCCCATCATCATGGCCATGATTGAGTTTGGTCTCGTGCACCAGCAAAAGATGAAAGCGCGATAA
- a CDS encoding NADP-dependent oxidoreductase: MKAVRIHAFGGPEVLQVEEVARPVPAADELLVKVYASGVNPVDWSIREGGNDALRAYLTLPMTLGWDAAGVVAAVGSEVTGFQVGDAVYGEPNFPGNGSYAEYCAAKASQFAHKPQRLDFIAAAGVPLAGLTAWTGLFEHGKLQPGQRVLVQGASGGVGGFAVQFAKAKGSYVIGTASAGNLDYVKQLGADEVIDYRSQELAALVHEVDVVLEASPVRDNTERVRAVAVLKKGGIFVSVNVDFPFNEAMQAALTQQQATGALAANQPRQDWLQEIAQLIDAGQVNVLVSSVYPLAQVADAHRESQTWRVRGKLVLEIAKDGEQA, from the coding sequence ATGAAAGCGGTTAGAATTCATGCCTTTGGCGGACCTGAGGTTCTGCAAGTAGAAGAGGTGGCGCGGCCGGTACCGGCCGCCGACGAACTCCTCGTCAAGGTGTACGCCAGCGGCGTAAACCCAGTAGATTGGAGCATTCGCGAAGGCGGCAACGACGCGCTGCGGGCTTATCTGACCCTGCCGATGACCCTAGGCTGGGACGCAGCCGGCGTGGTGGCAGCGGTAGGCAGCGAGGTCACCGGCTTTCAGGTAGGCGATGCTGTCTATGGCGAGCCCAACTTCCCCGGCAATGGCAGCTACGCGGAGTACTGCGCGGCCAAAGCCAGCCAGTTTGCCCACAAGCCCCAACGTCTCGACTTTATCGCCGCGGCGGGCGTGCCGCTAGCCGGCCTCACGGCCTGGACGGGCCTCTTCGAGCACGGAAAGCTGCAGCCGGGCCAGCGCGTGCTTGTTCAGGGGGCTTCGGGCGGCGTGGGTGGTTTTGCGGTGCAGTTTGCCAAAGCCAAGGGGTCGTATGTGATCGGCACCGCCTCGGCCGGCAACCTGGACTATGTCAAGCAGCTGGGCGCTGACGAGGTCATTGACTACCGCAGCCAGGAACTAGCGGCGCTGGTGCACGAGGTGGACGTGGTGCTGGAAGCCTCACCGGTGCGCGATAACACCGAGCGAGTGCGCGCCGTGGCCGTGTTGAAGAAAGGCGGCATTTTCGTCAGCGTCAATGTCGATTTCCCTTTCAATGAAGCCATGCAGGCGGCGCTGACCCAGCAGCAGGCCACCGGCGCACTGGCAGCCAACCAGCCCCGGCAGGACTGGCTGCAGGAAATTGCCCAGCTCATTGATGCCGGCCAGGTGAACGTCTTGGTTAGCAGTGTCTATCCGCTGGCGCAGGTGGCCGACGCCCACCGTGAAAGCCAGACGTGGCGCGTGCGGGGCAAGCTGGTGCTGGAAATAGCCAAAGACGGCGAGCAGGCATGA